The Pomacea canaliculata mitochondrion, complete genome sequence CGGGAATCATTGATGTTGATTTATATATAAGATTTATTTCTTTTCAATGCTAATGGTGAGTTCACTAATAAATAGAGTTGTTGCTTGTTTTTTGTCTAGAGTTGTAATATGCTTGGGATGAATTTTAGCAAAGCGTGCAGTTAAAGATCGTGAACAAATATCAGCTTTTGAGTGTGGTTTTGACCCTATTAAGTCTGCTCGATCTCCATTTTCTCTTCGTTTTTTTTTATTAGCTATTATTTTTTTAATTTTTGATGTTGAAATCGTTCTGCTTTTTCCTGTTTTGTCTAGAATTGGGTTTTCTTTCGATTTAATAGCTAATTTAGGAATTTATATTTTTTTATTGGTACTAGTGGTTGGTTTGTTTTACGAGTGGAAAGAAGGATCTTTAGATTGAGCTCAATAATTAAAATGTAAGTTAAGTGATACAGAAAAAACTAGGAGTAAAATAGGGCTGCTAACTTTATTTTGGGTTGTTCAATTCAATCCTTTTTCTTATGTTATCAATTCTTCCTTTTGGCTTCTTATTTATTGTGGTACTAGGCTTTGGAACTTTATTTTCATTGTCTTCAGTGCATTGATTAGGTATTTGAGCTGGGTTAGAAATCAATTTAATTGCTTTTATTCCTATCTTGGTTTATAGAAAAGGAATTACAAGAAGAGAGTCAGCTGTTAAGTATTTTATTGCTCAGGCGATAGGATCTGCTTTTTTGATTTTAGGTAGATTAATTGGTTTTAGACCTAGATTTTCTTGAAATTTTATAGATTTTTCTGCTCATAGTTATTCTATTAGTTTATTAATAGTTAATTTGGCTTTGATTTTAAAAATAGGAGCATTTCCATTACACTATTGATTACCTAGTGTAATAGCAGGATTACAATGAATGTCTTGTTTGATTTTAGTTACTTGACAGAAGGTGGCTCCTGTTTTTTTAATAATATCCTTTTTTGAGGTTAGATATATATTTTGATTTGCTTTACTTATAAGATTAGTAGGGGCAGGCTCAAGAATAGTGGGTGGTGCTGGCGGAATTGGGCAAACACAAGTTCGAGTTCTTTTAGCTTATTCTTCTATTGGGCATCTAGGGTGAATTATATTTTCTATTGTGTTTAGGAGAATAGCTGCAAAAATATATTTTTTTATTTATGTTTTGATTTCGGTGGG is a genomic window containing:
- the ND2 gene encoding NADH dehydrogenase subunit 2, which codes for MLSILPFGFLFIVVLGFGTLFSLSSVHWLGIWAGLEINLIAFIPILVYSKGITSSESAVKYFIAQAMGSAFLILGSLIGFSPSFSWNFMDFSAHSYSISLLMVNLALILKMGAFPLHYWLPSVMAGLQWMSCLILVTWQKVAPVFLMMSFFEVSYMFWFALLMSLVGAGSSMVGGAGGIGQTQVRVLLAYSSIGHLGWIMFSIVFSSMAAKMYFFIYVLISVGIFLNLWILDAKNMISVKSFNQGFNINIVNILVLLISLAGLPPLLGFVSKMIVVMSCVNYDFIFILSFLILGSLMSLFYYLGLFFSLYFSCSSFLKIKSFVGGLKLILINTSILVINFLSALIITWLIGLF
- the ND3 gene encoding NADH dehydrogenase subunit 3, translated to MVSSLMNSVVACFLSSVVMCLGWILAKRAVKDREQMSAFECGFDPIKSARSPFSLRFFLLAIIFLIFDVEIVLLFPVLSSIGFSFDLMANLGIYIFLLVLVVGLFYEWKEGSLDWAQ